A genomic segment from Glycine soja cultivar W05 chromosome 18, ASM419377v2, whole genome shotgun sequence encodes:
- the LOC114397147 gene encoding uncharacterized protein LOC114397147 has product MESSNVKNKSSGKRKMSSEDTRSYFAWNLEMECVLADVLRDQRNLGNKGDGNWKAVAYSTAAQILSKRFGVHLMADNVKNRFKLWRTWYGIVSDILSQSGFDWDSTKYMITVENEIAWNEYVKSHEEAKRFRFKVIPNWDDIVDLCAKDRATGLGAENALDADDIMSKETNEEEAIHSVSFDLEGSSSATRKNIRPSKSGEKEGMISSMKEVADD; this is encoded by the exons ATGGAATCAAGCAATGTGAAGAACAAGTCAAGTGGAAAAAGAAAGATGTCTAGTGAGGACACAAGAAGTTACTTCGCATGGAACTTGGAAATGGAGTGTGTGCTAGCTGATGTGCTTAGAGATCAAAGAAATTTGGGCAATAAAGGTGATGGAAATTGGAAAGCAGTAGCATATAGTACTGCAGCTCAAATTTTGTCCAAGCGTTTTGGAGTTCACCTCATGGCAGATAATGTTAAGAATCGTTTTAAGCTTTGGAGAACATGGTATGGAATTGTGAGTGACATTCTTAGTCAAAGTGGATTTGACTGGGATAGCACAAAGTACATGATTACcgttgaaaatgaaattgcatggAATGAATATGTTAAG tcaCATGAAGAGGCCAAACGATTTCGATTCAAAGTCATTCCTAATTGGGATGATATTGTTGACCTATGTGCAAAGGATAGAGCTACTGGACTCGGAGCAGAAAATGCATTAGATGCAGATGATATCATGAGCAAAGAAACAAATGAAGAGGAAGCAATTCATAGTGTGAGTTTTGACTTAGAGGGATCAAGTTCTGCCACGAGAAAAAACATTCGCCCAAGTAAGAGTGGAGAGAAAGAAGGGATGATTTCCTCAATGAAAGAAGTAGCCGA TGACTAA